A segment of the Caldivirga sp. genome:
AACTCAACATTATTGTAGAGTATGCTGGATAATGTTGAGTACACCTTAGCTAGTTTACCCAATGTACCACTAAGCATACTACTGTAACGTTCAGCAGCACCATAACCGGATTCATGAATAATCCTAGCTAAGATTAGGGAAGTCAACATACCTGTTACAATCCCCCCACCGGTTAGCGCCTTAGTCACACCGGTTGAATCCCCCACTGTTGCTATTCGCCCATAACCGTAGTTAACATTAGATGAACCTAACACAATCTTCCCTCCGAAAACCCTCCTGGGTGTTACGTTAAACTGATTAATTACCTTCCTAAACCTTAAACCAACGATACTAGTATCGTCAACAACACCTACTCTGAATTCCCCATTACCCTTTGGGACTATCCATGTGAAGAACCTGCTACTATACTTACCATTAAAGAACACAATAATGTGATGGTCATCATTAACCATATTCCTTAAGTAGGGTGAGTAACCATCAACCTGTATCCCACTAACCGTGATTAGCCTAGTGCCAAGTAACCGTCTACTCAATACGTTTCTAGCCCCCTCACCAATAACCACTAGGTCGAATGAATCCTCAAATCCACCATTACCCTTAACCACGCCTCTACTGCTAACATCAATTACCCTTACCCCCATGTGCTCCATCCTTAATGATGCCTCACCATGCAAATACTCCTCAAGCCCCGGCCTATTCAGCATGGTAACCCTACTGTTAGTGAACCTTAGTAAAACCCCGGTTGAATGCAAGTCAGTGGTTACTGTTAACTTATCGTAGTAATTATCAAACACCCTTCTACTTATCCCCAGCGTAATGGCCATTTTCTCACTGACCAACCCAGTGCAGTGAAGCGGTAGTCCAAGCTTACTATCCTCCTCAATCAAGTGAACATCCGCCTCACTCCTAAGTAGCCAAGCTAGGAAAAGGTTACTTGGACCAGCGCCAATTAAACCAATCTTCACGGTACACCCATGCGTTACACTCATTTAAAGGTTACATACACCCTCAGGAAACTTCACTGGGTTAGGATTATGAAGTAGAGACTCAAAGTTAAGCATCATGGAATTAAAAATAACTTTAAGTACGGTTTATAAATTTGAATATTGAGCATTAAACCAGTGTCCTGGAAGGAGCTTAGGGATCCAATACATGGCTGGATTAGGCTAAGCACTGATGAGGCTAGGTTACTTGATGATGATGTGTTTGTGCAGAGGCTTAGGAGAGTGACTCAAGATGGTATGGCTCATTATGTTTACCCATCAGCCAGGGGAAGTAGGTTTGAGCATAGTTTAGGCACAATGCACTTGGCTACATTAATAGCGGAAAGAGTACTGAATGAGACTGATGGGCACAACATTAGGTCCTTAATGGATGCTATTGGGCTTCATGATGAAGGAACCAATGCGATAAAGCAGTACGTTAGGTTAAGTGGGCTGCATCACGATATTGGCCACCCACCATTATCGCATGTCCTTGATGGCTATGTAGCACCATTAGTTAAACCTGAGCAGCCGCTTTACACTGCGGGATTAGGAAAGGAGCATGAGGTGGCTGGCTTAGTGATAATGGGTTCAAGTAGGTTCAGAAGCATAATCAGTGGCCTGGGTATTGATGCAAGCGTGCTCAGGTTAATAACATTCTATAAGTTGATTAAGCGTGCAAGGCTAGCTACTCAATATGGCCTAGTTAAACTAGAGGTAAGTATCCCTGAAGTTAAGCTACTGGGTAATATGGGGGATGAGGAGGTGATGCTTCTAGAATCTCTGGCATCAATAATCTCAGGAGGTATTGATGCTGATAGGCTTGATTACACGCTCAGGGATCTTTACTTCACTGGTGTTGGATCTGGAAGTGGGGCTATTGATATTGCTAGACTTGTTAATTACCTGCATTTGGGTAAAGGCATGTTAATATTCGATGATAAGGCTAAGGCATTCCTGGAGGGTTACGCAATAGCCAGGTATAATCTTTATAAGTGGGTTTACATGCATCATAAGGTTCTTCAATATGATGAAATGTTCAGGGAAGCCTTCAGAAACGTAATAATGCTTGAGCAGGCTAAGGACTTTAAGAACGCTGCGCTTAGCTTCCTTAATGGGAACCCCAGCGAATACGACTTGGATACATACACTGATGAATACTTAGGTGCAATATTGAGTGAAACTTACCATAAAGGATTACTCAGTGGTTACGTTAGGGATTACGTGAACTCCATATTGCATAGAAAAACCAGCATGAGGGCCTTATGGAAGAGGGATGAAGATTACATTATGGCTTTTGGACTAGGCAATGCAGTAATGCTTAATAAGTATATTGATGAGCACTTAGAGTTAAATGGATTAAACTGGGTTAATGAGTTTAAGACCCAGGTAGCCAGTGAAATGAGAAGAGCCCTTAACTGTAACTGCAGGGTACTGGTTTCCACGGCATCCTTTAGTAATGACATAAACACCTTTGTTAAGAACAATGATGGATCATTAATAACCATTACTGAGGCATCTCCCTTAATAAAGGCCATTGATAATGCATGGGAGCAGACCCCACATGTATTCCTATTCATGGATCCAAGTGAACTAAGCAGTAACAGTGTAGAGTTAAGTAAGGCAAGGAGTACTGCCGTAAGGATTTTAATGAATATGGTGACTACTGGCTCCTAAGATAATTACTATCTAGACGAGTTATTTGAATAATGGTTAAAAACACAGCCTACAATGGCTCAAGTGATCACTGAGAGTTACATAAACGTGGGTAACTTCAGGGTAAGGTACTTGGAGAGCGGGGATGGTGAAACAACACTCATAATAGTACCCCCACCTAACACGTCAGCTAATAGGTTCATGAACACTATTAGGGAGACGACCGCCGCTGGATTCAAGGTGATCCATGTTGACCTCTCCTCAGCACCAGCAAACATGAGTAAGGTAAACAAGGTTGCGGCATTATCGTTAATTGCAAGCACTATTAATAGCAAGAGAACCATATTAGCTGGGATTGGGCAAGGTGGTGGAATTGCCCTTGATTACGTTATTCAAAGTAGGCATAATGCGCTTTCCGGTATAGTACTTATTTCAACACCTAGGGTGATTAACTACATTGATAAG
Coding sequences within it:
- a CDS encoding NAD(P)/FAD-dependent oxidoreductase, with product MKIGLIGAGPSNLFLAWLLRSEADVHLIEEDSKLGLPLHCTGLVSEKMAITLGISRRVFDNYYDKLTVTTDLHSTGVLLRFTNSRVTMLNRPGLEEYLHGEASLRMEHMGVRVIDVSSRGVVKGNGGFEDSFDLVVIGEGARNVLSRRLLGTRLITVSGIQVDGYSPYLRNMVNDDHHIIVFFNGKYSSRFFTWIVPKGNGEFRVGVVDDTSIVGLRFRKVINQFNVTPRRVFGGKIVLGSSNVNYGYGRIATVGDSTGVTKALTGGGIVTGMLTSLILARIIHESGYGAAERYSSMLSGTLGKLAKVYSTLSSILYNNVELIERALREISESHVEVKVPDYDNHIDALIRLLITNPKIGLKVIKYTPLINMGNVNLRNVVNALF
- a CDS encoding alpha/beta fold hydrolase, translated to MITESYINVGNFRVRYLESGDGETTLIIVPPPNTSANRFMNTIRETTAAGFKVIHVDLSSAPANMSKVNKVAALSLIASTINSKRTILAGIGQGGGIALDYVIQSRHNALSGIVLISTPRVINYIDKLPKLNMPMLLIYSINDPNAPVEEANAVKSVIKNARLTLINGDWLSEINKVTQLMVSWALEITKPKTT
- a CDS encoding HD domain-containing protein encodes the protein MSWKELRDPIHGWIRLSTDEARLLDDDVFVQRLRRVTQDGMAHYVYPSARGSRFEHSLGTMHLATLIAERVLNETDGHNIRSLMDAIGLHDEGTNAIKQYVRLSGLHHDIGHPPLSHVLDGYVAPLVKPEQPLYTAGLGKEHEVAGLVIMGSSRFRSIISGLGIDASVLRLITFYKLIKRARLATQYGLVKLEVSIPEVKLLGNMGDEEVMLLESLASIISGGIDADRLDYTLRDLYFTGVGSGSGAIDIARLVNYLHLGKGMLIFDDKAKAFLEGYAIARYNLYKWVYMHHKVLQYDEMFREAFRNVIMLEQAKDFKNAALSFLNGNPSEYDLDTYTDEYLGAILSETYHKGLLSGYVRDYVNSILHRKTSMRALWKRDEDYIMAFGLGNAVMLNKYIDEHLELNGLNWVNEFKTQVASEMRRALNCNCRVLVSTASFSNDINTFVKNNDGSLITITEASPLIKAIDNAWEQTPHVFLFMDPSELSSNSVELSKARSTAVRILMNMVTTGS